DNA sequence from the Streptomyces sp. HUAS 15-9 genome:
GCGGGTCCCGTCACCTGGGGCGTGATGGACCTCATGAACAAGCAGAAGGCCGTCGGGACCAACCCCAACAGGGATGGCAAGTGCCCGGTGAACAAGGGCCGTATCGCCTGCGTGAACCTGACGCTCCAGCTGAGCTGGATCCAGGACGGCAGGAAGCTGGTCTACGGGCCGGTGCCGGTGCGTACCGGGCGTAACGGGTACGAGACGCGCACGGGTCTGAAGAAGATCTACTGGAGGGACATCGACCACGTCTCGTCCGTCTACAACGTGCCGATGCCCTACAGCCAGTTCTTCGACGGCGGCCAGGCCTTCCACTCGGTGGGGCTCAGTATGTGGAACCCCCCGGGCTCGCACGGCTGCGTCAACATGACCACCACCACCGCCAAGAAGTACTGGTCGCTCCTGAAGACCGGCGACGACG
Encoded proteins:
- a CDS encoding L,D-transpeptidase family protein, with protein sequence MGDIRRRGVVALGITALVAPLTIALSTAPAQAAASCTTQAGPYQKQVEKFLGRPVDGKQSAADCKAIQAFQNKHGITPAIGYAGPVTWGVMDLMNKQKAVGTNPNRDGKCPVNKGRIACVNLTLQLSWIQDGRKLVYGPVPVRTGRNGYETRTGLKKIYWRDIDHVSSVYNVPMPYSQFFDGGQAFHSVGLSMWNPPGSHGCVNMTTTTAKKYWSLLKTGDDVFVYGRKPGT